From the Gavia stellata isolate bGavSte3 chromosome 22, bGavSte3.hap2, whole genome shotgun sequence genome, one window contains:
- the SMIM5 gene encoding small integral membrane protein 5: MSSEGFLKEMQTIGEKFLLKLQKLPKADPVEIVSFCVVLLFIVTVLLLMIIACSCCCYSCCSCDGRPDHRRRKIQVRPIAHS, from the exons ATGTCTTCTGAAGGCTTTCTGAAGGAAATGCAAACCATTGGTGAGAAGTTTCTCCTTAAGCTCCAGAAACTGCCCAAGGCTGACCCGGTGGAGATTGTGTCCTTTTGTGTGGTTCTTCTGTTTATCG TTACTGTTCTGCTGCTCATGATCATTGCCTGCAGTTGCTGCTGCTATAGTTGCTGTAGCTGCGACGGACGTCCTGACCACAGACGTAGGAAGATCCAAGTCCGCCCAATTGCCCATTCGTGA